The Polluticoccus soli sequence CCATCGCTTTCAGACCGAACGAACCGAAGGCTACAGTCGTACCGCGTTGTGCGTTACCCCTGATCCTGCCTTTATGCGCTTTACGATGTTTCGTTTTTTTAGGTTGTAACATTGTTACAATATTTTATAAAGTTGCTCTACGAAATTTTATTTCTACTAGCGGCGTCCACCACGACGGTCACCACCCTGATTGCCACCACCGCGACGATCTCCACCGCGACGATCTCCACCACGCTCGCGGTCTCCACCACGCTCACGGCCACCTTCTGCCCTACCTTCGCCACCGCGACGTTCGCCGGCGCTAGCTGAGAAGTTTGGATTCAGATCACGGTTACCCAGTACTTCACCTTTGCAGATCCATACTTTGATACCGATCTTACCATATACGGTCATTGCGTATACAGAAGCGTAGTCGATGTCCATACGGTAAGTATGCAATGGAGTACGGCCTTGTTTGTATTCTTCAGAGCGGGCAATTTCAGCACCACCCAGACGACCACCTACTTTAATTTTGATACCTTCAGCACCCATACGCATAGCGGTAGAGATAGCCATTTTCAGCGCACGCTTGTAGCTAACTCGGCTTTCAAGCTGGCGGGCGATGGTCTCCCCTACGATAGTTGCATCCAGTTCCGGACGACGGATCTCCATGATGTTGATCTGAACGTCATCTTTATGAGTAAGCTTTTTCAGCTCTTCTTTAATACGATCTACTTCCGAACCGCCTTTACCTATGATGATACCAGGCTTAGAAGTATGGATGGTAATGATCAGCTTACCCAGGGTACGCTCGATAACGACGCGTGATACGCCACCTTTATTGATACGTGCGTTCAGGTAAGTGCGGATCTTATGGTCTTCAACCAGCTTCTGGCCGAAATCCTTCTTCTCGCCAAACCACATTGAGTCCCATCCGCGGATGATGCCCAACCTGTTACCTATAGGATTAGTTTTTTGACCCATTCGTTGTTATATTATAGGAATGTTTTAAAAAATTATGCGTTTACGTTTTGTGATGCACGGCTGTCAACCATGATAGTAACATGGTTGCTACGCTTGCGCAGCCTGTATGCACGGCCTTGCGGAGCAGGGTTCATGCGTTTCAGGGTGCGACCACCATCAACAAAAATTGTTTTAACGTACAAATTGGCACTGGCCACGTCGACACCTTCATTCTTCACTCTCCAGTTAGCGATTGCACTAAGCAACAGCTTTTCCAGAGGTACTGAAGGATGTTTGGTGCTGAATTTCAACGTGTTCAGCGCTTTTTCTACATCCATACCACGCACCAGATCCGCCAGCAAGCGCATTTTGCGGGGCGATGTAGGATAGTTACGTAAACGAGCTACAGCTTCCATTGTATTATTTATTTCTTTGCGGCCTCGCCAGAAGACGGACCAGATGTTTATTTACTTAATTATTTACTGCCACTATGGCCTTTAAAGTTACGCGTAGGGGCAAACTCACCCAGTTTATGGCCTACCATGAATTCGGTAACATATACAGGTATGAACTTATTGCCATTGTGTACGGCGAAAGTTGCACCTACGAAGTCCGGCGTGATCGTAGAGCGACGGCTCCACGTTTTGATTACACCTTTCTTTGTTTTGCCATCAGCCATCGCTGTGATCTTTTTCTCCAGCTTAGCGTCTACGTACGGGCCTTTTTTAATTGAACGAGCCATTGATTGACTTTTTATTTTGTTTCCTATCCCCTTGCGGAGACCAGGTTCAATTTATTATTAGAGTTTCTTACCGTTTCTGCGTTGAATGATCAGCTTGTTAGAGCCTTTGGTCCTGCTACGTGTTTTTTCACCTTTAGCATATTTACCAGTGCGGCTACGTGGGTGACCACCAGAAGAACGGCCTTCACCACCACCCATTGGGTGATCCACAGGGTTCATCGCTACACCACGGTTACGTGGGCGGATACCTTTCCAACGGTTGCGACCTGCTTTACCCATAGACTGGAGCGCGTGATCGCTGTTTGATACTGTACCAACAGTAGCCATGCAAGTGCTCAGCACTTTACGCAGCTCGCCCGATGGCATTTTCAGTACGCAATATTTTTCTTCCTTAGCGCTCAGCTGAGCGTAAGTACCTGCAGAGCGTGCCATAGAAGCACCACGGCCAGGCTGCAATTCGATATTGTGAACAACGGTACCCAAAGGCATGTTTTTCAGCAACAGAGCGTTACCAACCTCAGGAGCTACTGAATTGCCGCTTACTACTGTAGCGCCAACTTCCAGGCCTTGAGGGGCAATGATATAACGCTTCTCACCATCTGCATAAACCAGCAGAGCGATGAATGCTGTACGGTTTGGATCGTACTCGATAGTTTTAACCGTAGCCGGTACATCTTTCTTATCGCGTTTGAAATCTACCAGGCGGTACATTTTTTTGTTTCCGCCACCGATGTAGCGCATAGAGCGACGGCCCTGCGCGTTACGGCCACCAGTACCTTTAATAGGCTCCAGCAGGCTTTTTTCAGGCTCATTAGTGGTAACCTCAGCGTATGCGTTACCTATTCTCCAACGTGTACCGGCTGTTACCGGTTTATATTTACGAAGTGCCATTTTCTAGTTCTTTTTTTCGATTTATATTGAGAATAAATCTATCGAATCGCCTTCTGCAAGCGTTACCACTGCTTTCTTATAAGAAGGTTTGATACCTTTTATGAATCCGGCTTTGGTGAAGCGGGATTTGAGTTTACCTGGAACCACCACTGTATTCACGTCGTTCACTTTCACTCCGTAAAATTCTTCTACAGCTTTCTTGATCTCCAGTTTGTTAGCTCTTTTGTCTACTACGAAGGTGTAGCGACCGCTACGCTCCATCTGGATGTTAACCTTTTCGGTCATCACCGGGCTTACCAAAACGTCAGCTGGTTTCATTTGTTATATTATTTCGAGTTACGAAAAATTCGTTATTACTAATTATGCTTCTTGTGCTACCGGCTCGCTGAACAGTTTTGCAGCTGATTCAGTGAAGATCACTACCTGTGCATTCACCAGGTCGTAAGTGTTCATGTCGCTCAGTACCATTGTCTTGTTCCTAGACAGGTTGCGGCTGCTCAGGTATACGTTCTGATCGTATTCCGGAAGCACGAACAGAGATTTCTGTCCAGCTTGCTGCAGGCTACCCAGCATAACTGAGAAGTCTTTTGTCTTAGGAGCGTTCAGTTTCAGATCTTCTACGATCACCACTTTGTTCTCGCGAGCCTTGTGTGCCAGAGCTGACATCTTAGCCAGGTCTTTCACTTTGCGGTTCAGCTTGAAACCATACAGGTGAGGAATAGGACCGTTCACTGTACCACCACCTTTATAAAGAGGGTTACGGATGTTACCTTTACGGCTACCACCTGTACCTTTTTGGCGGTGAAGTTTCTTAGAAGCACCGTGCACTTCTGCACGAGTCTTTGTCTTATGCGTACCCTGGCGCTGTGCAGCGAGGTATTGCTTTACTGCCAGGTAGATGCAATGGTCGTTTGGTTCGATATTGAATATATCGTCCGGCAGTTCTACCGTGCGGCCGGTCTTTTCACCTTTGCTATTTAAAACGTCAACTTGCATGACTTAATTAATTCTGAATTAAAACAATAGATCCGTTATGTCCTGGAACCGAACCGCTAATCAATATGTAGTTCTGCTCAGGGAATACCTTTACAACGCGGAGGGCTTTAACCTTAACGCGGTCACCACCCATACGGCCTGCCATGCGCATACCTTTGAATACGCGGCTAGGATATGATGAACCACCGATAGAACCCGGAGCGCGTTGACGGTCGTGCTGGCCATGTGAAGCCTCGCCCACACCGCTAAATCCGTGACGCTTTACAACACCCTGGAAGCCTTTACCTTTGGTAGTACCTACAACAGATACTTTGTCACCTTCAGCAAAGATCTCGCAAGTGATAGCTTCACCAACTTGTTTATCTATGGAACAGTTACGTAATTCTTTTACGATTGACTTAGGCGTAGTATTTGCCTTAGCGAAGTGATTGATAAGCGCCTGAGGAGTGTTTTTCTCTTTAGCCTCGCCGAAAGCGATCTGCAGCGCATCATAACCGTCGGTATCCACGGTCTTCTTTTGTATAACCACACAAGGGCCAGCTTCGATAATGGTGCAGGCGGTCTGCTTTCCATTCGGCTCAAAAACGCTGGTCATGCCGATTTTTTTACCAATAATACCTTTCATTTTCTTATATTTTAGTTTAGCGCCCGGCTCTTAATGTGTGGACCGGGATAAACTGTTTATCAAATTTTTAAAGAACGTCTATTCTTCTTGCTCCTTCGAGCTGTTACGCTTTGATCTCTACTTCAACACCGCTTGGCAAATCCAGCTTCGAAAGCGCGTCTACTGTACGGGAAGAAGAAGTGTAGATATCCAAAAGGCGCTTGTGAGTGCACAGTTGGAACTGCTCACGAGCTTTTTTGTTAACGTGCGGCGAGCGCAACACTGTAAAGATCTTCTTCTCTGTTGGCAAGGGAATAGGGCCTGTAACCACTGCTCCCGTATTGCGCACAGTTTTAACGATTTTTTCTGCAGACTTATCAACCAGGTTGTGGTCGTAAGATTTCAGCTTTATTCTGATACGCTGTGACATACTTATAAATATCTTCTAACCCGTAAAATTTGGGACTGCAAAGGTAATGAGTAGTTTTTATACAGCAAAATATTTTGAGAGGAAATTTTAATAGATTGCTTTTGCTGCGCGAAAGAGGGTCAAAAGTATGGATTCTAGAGGGAAATTCGTCTTTTAGACGGATAGTCTAACACTACCGATTTAACTTTGTTTTTCAGTCATGAATAAAATATTATTTTTCATCATATTTATAAATTCAGCGCATTTCGCGGGCGCCCAGCCACAAAAAGACAGTATTGTTTGCGGCTATTTCGAACCGATGCCAGAAGCCCCCTATAACGTCCAAAAATACTTGATGGAAAACCTGCGCTACCCTAAGGACGCAGAAAGCGAGGATATTGAAGGAAGAGTAATGATGAAGTTCGTGGTAACCGAAACAGGCGGGTTTGACAGCATCCGGGTAGCTAAACCCCTCTACCCTTCCCTGGACGCTGAAGCCTTGCGCGTTATCAGCACCATGCCGCCATGGAAACCGGGTAAAAAAGGTGGGAAACCTGTTAGGGTGCCATTTACTATGCCGGTGGTTTTCAGGATTGAGTAAAGGCAAAGCCTCACATCACATGCAGAGTATTACTAAACTATTTTTGGGAGAATAATAGTGCCCTGTAGCGTAAGACTAAAGTTTTTTACACCGGGCGACTAAAGCGCATGCCCTCAGGGGCGAATGGTTGAACAAGTGTATATAAGGGCCCTTATAACTTCCTTGTTTTGCTTCTAGTGGATAAGAGTGAATATGATCGCTGCCATTAGCAGTAAAAGGTAGAAGCTAACGATACTGATCATCACCATCCTGTTGTTGCTTACAAATTTCGAGTCCATAACAATGGCGTTTATTTAATAGACATCAATTAAACGGCCAGTGTTGGATTTCACCTATGAAAATGACACTACTATGGTTGTTTTAACAACTCTTTAGTCATTAAGAGCCGATATGTTAAAGAAACTGCTACGAAAGGGCTATTTTTGGTCCCTCATGTTTTATTTATTAGGATCTATTGCTCTGTTTGGACTAGTGATCGCTATAGTGGTCTGGATGACGAAAGAGCCCAAATAACCGCTGTTTGGGCGATTTTCAGCCAATTACCGGTAATTCCAGATCACAGCAATATTCGGAGTTTAAATATACGATCTGCTCAGCCTTACTACTCCTAGCACGTATTGCTCCCAGAAATGGCATATCCTCCACAATTAGAGCTCCATGTCCGCCCGGACAAAACCGTATTACAACATTAAAAATGCTGCAATACGAGAGACCTGAGCAGCTATTTGATAGACCAGCACATACTACCAGCAGCACAGCTGAAAACAGCATAGGAACAACGTTTCCGCCTGTACAAATGACCAAAACTAACATTCATGGTGGCATAGTGTTTTAGCCTTATTAGGTGGCAAAAGCATTTACCTGCCACTATGGAAACGAGGCGACAATAATTATTTATTGTCGCTTTTCTTTTTAATTGCCGGTCACCTCAACAGTATTCCCAACATTTTCTAACTGTTGTTTTTGCTAAGCACTCTCTTCAAAATCGCGTTCAACCAAACAGATTTGAGTGCATAAAACTCAAACAACAATTCAGCAAATTATTGCTATCATAAATAAAAAGCAAATACACATTACAAACGCAAAAAAAACTATTTAAAATTGCTCATCCACGGTAGAATACTCGAAGGTTTTTCCAAGCTTGCTATCTCTGCACAGGACGTAATTACAATAGCACAAAATGAGAAAACTAAAAACCGGGTTTGGGGGGGCCTAAATTCCAGACAACCGGAAAAGGAAGTTTGCTATTGCTGCTTGGCATGTCTTTTTTAGTATATTTAGTATCTGGTCGCTCGTCGAGATGCTCTGATGAACCGACAGAAATAAATCTACATCTCCCTACGCCGCTTTAGGCTGATACACAAGGGGAAATCCATTTTACATAGTCAGATTTTAAGGAAAGTATTTACGCGCATGTCCTCCTCATTTTGGGATTGCCGGCATTCCAAACGCACTGGACAGCGACTTATTTGCTTAGAACCCAACTCATCACCCATTAAAAGTAGGTTAAAATGAACATTGAAAAAGAGATAAGGACAAACGAGAAAAGAAAATTCTGGTTAGGCATCGCCAGCATAACAATAATGGCCGTTACACTGGCGTCGGT is a genomic window containing:
- the rplC gene encoding 50S ribosomal protein L3; protein product: MKGIIGKKIGMTSVFEPNGKQTACTIIEAGPCVVIQKKTVDTDGYDALQIAFGEAKEKNTPQALINHFAKANTTPKSIVKELRNCSIDKQVGEAITCEIFAEGDKVSVVGTTKGKGFQGVVKRHGFSGVGEASHGQHDRQRAPGSIGGSSYPSRVFKGMRMAGRMGGDRVKVKALRVVKVFPEQNYILISGSVPGHNGSIVLIQN
- the rpsS gene encoding 30S ribosomal protein S19, producing MARSIKKGPYVDAKLEKKITAMADGKTKKGVIKTWSRRSTITPDFVGATFAVHNGNKFIPVYVTEFMVGHKLGEFAPTRNFKGHSGSK
- a CDS encoding energy transducer TonB → MNKILFFIIFINSAHFAGAQPQKDSIVCGYFEPMPEAPYNVQKYLMENLRYPKDAESEDIEGRVMMKFVVTETGGFDSIRVAKPLYPSLDAEALRVISTMPPWKPGKKGGKPVRVPFTMPVVFRIE
- the rplW gene encoding 50S ribosomal protein L23, whose protein sequence is MKPADVLVSPVMTEKVNIQMERSGRYTFVVDKRANKLEIKKAVEEFYGVKVNDVNTVVVPGKLKSRFTKAGFIKGIKPSYKKAVVTLAEGDSIDLFSI
- the rplD gene encoding 50S ribosomal protein L4, whose product is MQVDVLNSKGEKTGRTVELPDDIFNIEPNDHCIYLAVKQYLAAQRQGTHKTKTRAEVHGASKKLHRQKGTGGSRKGNIRNPLYKGGGTVNGPIPHLYGFKLNRKVKDLAKMSALAHKARENKVVIVEDLKLNAPKTKDFSVMLGSLQQAGQKSLFVLPEYDQNVYLSSRNLSRNKTMVLSDMNTYDLVNAQVVIFTESAAKLFSEPVAQEA
- the rpsC gene encoding 30S ribosomal protein S3, which encodes MGQKTNPIGNRLGIIRGWDSMWFGEKKDFGQKLVEDHKIRTYLNARINKGGVSRVVIERTLGKLIITIHTSKPGIIIGKGGSEVDRIKEELKKLTHKDDVQINIMEIRRPELDATIVGETIARQLESRVSYKRALKMAISTAMRMGAEGIKIKVGGRLGGAEIARSEEYKQGRTPLHTYRMDIDYASVYAMTVYGKIGIKVWICKGEVLGNRDLNPNFSASAGERRGGEGRAEGGRERGGDRERGGDRRGGDRRGGGNQGGDRRGGRR
- the rplV gene encoding 50S ribosomal protein L22, whose translation is MEAVARLRNYPTSPRKMRLLADLVRGMDVEKALNTLKFSTKHPSVPLEKLLLSAIANWRVKNEGVDVASANLYVKTIFVDGGRTLKRMNPAPQGRAYRLRKRSNHVTIMVDSRASQNVNA
- the rpsJ gene encoding 30S ribosomal protein S10; the encoded protein is MSQRIRIKLKSYDHNLVDKSAEKIVKTVRNTGAVVTGPIPLPTEKKIFTVLRSPHVNKKAREQFQLCTHKRLLDIYTSSSRTVDALSKLDLPSGVEVEIKA
- the rplB gene encoding 50S ribosomal protein L2, whose translation is MALRKYKPVTAGTRWRIGNAYAEVTTNEPEKSLLEPIKGTGGRNAQGRRSMRYIGGGNKKMYRLVDFKRDKKDVPATVKTIEYDPNRTAFIALLVYADGEKRYIIAPQGLEVGATVVSGNSVAPEVGNALLLKNMPLGTVVHNIELQPGRGASMARSAGTYAQLSAKEEKYCVLKMPSGELRKVLSTCMATVGTVSNSDHALQSMGKAGRNRWKGIRPRNRGVAMNPVDHPMGGGEGRSSGGHPRSRTGKYAKGEKTRSRTKGSNKLIIQRRNGKKL